The following are encoded in a window of Thunnus albacares chromosome 17, fThuAlb1.1, whole genome shotgun sequence genomic DNA:
- the LOC122967403 gene encoding transmembrane protein 265-like yields the protein MSNSSQTNITVDEETPLSTVAGSGEAKNNDTCHQVISIAAASCCSDKHHRKLAVCSIVCGISCIGIKALINSVKAEREPDQAAAEKYTQRAKKLGIISIATWVSILVLTPMLMILISYLITLID from the exons ATGTCTAACTCATCTCAGACAAATATAACGGTGGATGAAGAGACCCCGTTAAGCACTGTTGCAGGATCAGGTGAAGCAAAAAATAATGATACTTGCCATCAAGTGATCAGCATCGCCGCCGCGTCCTGCTGCAGCGACAAACATCACAGGAAGCTGGCCGTCTGCAGCATCGTCTGCGGGATCTCCTGCATCGGGATCAAGGCTTTAATAAATTCAGTCAag GCTGAGCGAGAACCAGATCAAGCCGCAGCTGAGAAGTATACACAACGGGCGAAGAAGCTCGGCATCATCTCCATCGCCACATGGGTTTCCATTCTGGTTTTAACGCCTATGTTGATGATACTGATCTCATATCTCATCACTCTGATAGACTGA